A region of Dioscorea cayenensis subsp. rotundata cultivar TDr96_F1 chromosome 5, TDr96_F1_v2_PseudoChromosome.rev07_lg8_w22 25.fasta, whole genome shotgun sequence DNA encodes the following proteins:
- the LOC120260951 gene encoding leucine--tRNA ligase, cytoplasmic-like — protein MNGSLHLGHAFSVSKLEFGAAFHRLCGRNVLLPFAFHCTGMPIKASADKLAREIQKYGNPPLFPSAEDDSAEDIAEETNGDEGIVVAPDKFKSKRSKAAAKSGGDKSQWEIMKSFGIPESEISKFADPHHWLTHFPPLAEADLKAFGLGCDWRRSFITTDMNPFYDSFVRWQMRKLKSMGKIVKDMRYTIYSPLDGQPCADHDRASGEGVQPQDYVLIKMEVVPPFTSKLKVLEGKKVYLAAATLRPETMYGQTNSWVLPDGKYGAFEINDTDVFIITQRAALNLAYQKLSRVPEKPTCLLELSGRDLIGLPLKSPLSFNEIIYSLPMLTILTDKGTGIVTSVPSDSPDDYMALQDLKSKPALRSKFGVKDEWVLPFEVVPIINIPEFGDKAAEKVCIDLKIKSQNDKEKLAEAKRLTYLKGFTDGSMLVGEFKGKKVQEAKPLIRNVLLETDQAVMYSEPEKKVMSRSGDECVVALTDQWYITYGEAEWKEKAEACLSGMNLYSDETRHGFEHTLSWLNQWACSRSFGLGTRLPWDEQFLVESLSDSTLYMAYYTVAHLLQNGNMYGSGSSMIKPEQMTDDVWDYIFCGGPVPVSDIPSSILSNMKQEFEYWYPFDLRVSGKDLIQNHLTFCIYNHTAILPKHQWPCGFRCNGHIMLNSEKMSKSTGNFRTLRQAIEEFSSDATRFSLADAGDGLDDANFVFETANAAILRLTKELTWMEEVLASESSLRVGGPATYADRVFTNEINIAVRLTEQHYQDFMFREALKTGFYDLQAARDEYRFSCGSGGMDRDLLWRFMDVQTRLITPICPHYAEHVWKNLLKKDGFVVNAGWPTAESPDLTLKSANKYLQDTIVLMRKLLQKQVSGSKKPKKGAAASPAVENKFNAGLIYVNEQYDGWKEECLTILKSKFDAEKLSFKPDQEILEALKQSNVGQDANFKQIQKLCMPFLRFKKDEAITVGPRALDLKLPFGEIDVLQENIDLIKRQLGLDHVEILSASDDSARRKAGPHISLLNQNPPSPGNPIAVFMNSADFETQAAA, from the coding sequence ATGAATGGTTCATTGCACTTGGGGCATGCTTTCTCTGTCTCCAAGCTTGAGTTTGGCGCTGCCTTTCATCGATTGTGTGGCCGAAATGTACTCTTGCCTTTTGCATTCCACTGCACTGGAATGCCGATCAAAGCATCAGCAGACAAGCTTGCTCGGGAAATCCAAAAGTATGGGAACCCCCCTTTGTTTCCATCAGCTGAGGATGATTCTGCTGAGGACATTGCCGAGGAAACCAATGGTGATGAAGGCATTGTGGTTGCACCTGATAAATTTAAAAGCAAGAGGTCCAAGGCAGCTGCTAAATCCGGTGGTGATAAGTCACAGTGGGAGATTATGAAGAGTTTTGGGATTCCTGAGAGCGAAATTTCTAAGTTCGCAGATCCACATCATTGGTTAACGCATTTCCCGCCTCTTGCTGAAGCAGACCTGAAAGCTTTTGGCTTGGGCTGTGACTGGAGGCGATCATTCATAACGACAGACATGAACCCATTTTATGACTCTTTTGTTCGGTGGCAAATGAGGAAGTTGAAGAGCATGGGGAAGATTGTGAAGGATATGAGATACACTATTTATTCCCCGTTGGATGGGCAGCCATGCGCAGACCATGATCGAGCATCTGGTGAAGGAGTTCAGCCGCAAGATTATGTTCTGATAAAAATGGAAGTTGTTCCTCCTTTCACATCAAAACTGAAGGTCTTGGAAGGTAAGAAGGTGTATTTGGCAGCCGCCACTTTGAGGCCAGAAACAATGTATGGACAAACAAACTCATGGGTGCTGCCAGATGGGAAGTATGGGGCTTTTGAAATAAATGATACTGATGTCTTCATCATTACACAGAGGGCTGCACTTAATCTTGCTTATCAGAAGTTATCTAGAGTTCCAGAAAAGCCGACTTGCTTGCTTGAGCTGTCTGGCCGTGATTTGATTGGTCTGCCATTGAAATCTCCTCTTTCTTTTAATGAGATTATTTACTCACTACCCATGCTCACAATCTTGACAGACAAGGGTACAGGTATTGTAACAAGTGTGCCCAGTGACTCTCCTGATGATTACATGGCTTTACAAGACTTGAAATCAAAACCAGCTCTGAGGTCCAAGTTTGGGGTGAAAGATGAGTGGGTGTTACCTTTTGAAGTTGTACCAATCATCAACATTCCTGAATTCGGAGACAAAGCAGCAGAGAAAGTCTGCATTGATCTCAAGATCAAGAGCCAGAATGACAAGGAGAAGCTTGCTGAAGCAAAAAGGCTAACATATTTGAAAGGTTTTACTGATGGTTCAATGCTGGTTGGGGAGTTCAAAGGGAAGAAAGTTCAAGAAGCAAAACCATTGATCAGGAATGTGCTTCTGGAAACCGACCAAGCAGTGATGTACAGTGAGCCTGAGAAGAAAGTCATGTCTCGATCTGGTGATGAGTGTGTTGTGGCCCTCACAGATCAGTGGTACATTACTTATGGTGAGGCTGAGTGGAAGGAGAAGGCAGAAGCTTGTTTATCCGGCATGAATCTCTACAGTGATGAAACACGACATGGATTTGAACACACATTGAGCTGGCTGAATCAGTGGGCATGTTCACGGTCATTTGGACTTGGTACTCGCCTTCCCTGGGATGAGCAGTTCCTAGTGGAATCACTTTCTGACTCCACTCTTTACATGGCGTATTATACTGTAGCTCATCTTCTGCAAAATGGGAATATGTATGGGTCTGGTTCCTCAATGATAAAACCCGAGCAGATGACTGATGATGTTTGGGACTATATTTTCTGTGGTGGGCCAGTCCCTGTATCAGACATCCCGAGTTCTATCCTCAGCAACATGAAGCAAGAGTTTGAGTATTGGTATCCCTTTGATCTCCGCGTTTCAGGTAAAGACCTGATCCAAAACCACCTCACCTTTTGCATTTATAACCACACAGCAATCCTGCCAAAGCACCAGTGGCCTTGCGGTTTCCGTTGCAATGGCCACATCATGCTTAATTCTGAGAAGATGTCCAAGTCCACAGGAAATTTCAGAACTCTTCGGCAGGCTATAGAGGAGTTCTCCTCTGATGCCACTAGGTTTTCTCTGGCAGATGCAGGGGATGGCTTGGATGATGCAAACTTTGTCTTTGAAACTGCAAATGCTGCAATATTGAGGCTAACAAAGGAGCTCACATGGATGGAAGAAGTATTGGCCTCCGAATCATCTTTGCGAGTAGGTGGCCCTGCTACTTACGCGGATCGTGTGTTTaccaatgaaataaatattgccGTCAGATTGACTGAGCAACACTACCAAGATTTTATGTTCAGGGAAGCTCTCAAGACAGGCTTTTATGATCTTCAAGCTGCTAGAGATGAATATAGATTCTCCTGTGGCTCAGGGGGAATGGATCGAGACTTGTTGTGGCGGTTCATGGATGTGCAAACCAGACTTATCACTCCCATTTGTCCACATTATGCCGAGCATGTATGGAAAAATCTGTTGAAGAAGGATGGTTTTGTCGTAAATGCAGGTTGGCCAACGGCAGAGTCACCAGATCTTACTCTTAAGAGTGCAAACAAATATCTACAGGACACGATCGTGTTGATGAGAAAACTGCTCCAGAAGCAAGTTTCTGGCTCTAAGAAGCCTAAAAAGGGCGCTGCTGCTTCTCCGGCAGTGGAAAACAAGTTCAATGCCGGTCTTATTTACGTAAATGAACAGTATGATGGATGGAAGGAAGAGTGCTTGACCATACTAAAAAGTAAATTCGATGCTGAAAAACTATCATTCAAGCCTGACCAAGAGATTCTGGAAGCTTTAAAACAAAGCAATGTAGGACAAGATGCGAACTTTAAACAGATTCAGAAGCTTTGTATGCCTTTCTTGAGGTTTAAGAAGGATGAGGCAATTACTGTTGGTCCCCGAGCACTTGATTTGAAGCTACCATTTGGTGAGATCGATGTTCTTCAAGAAAATATCGACTTGATAAAGAGGCAACTGGGTCTTGACCATGTTGAGATTTTGTCAGCATCAGATGATTCTGCTCGTCGTAAAGCCGGCCCTCACATTTCGTTGCTAAATCAGAATCCTCCTTCGCCCGGAAATCCGATTGCCGTATTCATGAACAGTGCTGACTTTGAAACGCAAGCTGCAGCTTAG
- the LOC120260647 gene encoding probable serine/threonine-protein kinase At1g54610 isoform X1 → MGCIFGKGFEREEDNETQGGRSLRNFSRRGKDHGIEGEKKALSDVDRVHKTYGHQRNAIVDGCVNERNLHLRVSANRGEYGSRVASFPNSFVAEHVAAGWPVWLVTEAREAVIEWQPRKISSFQFYEQIGKGTYSVVFRAFDLEKCKVVALKKVEFSDTDPGSISFMAREIHILRRLDHPNVVKLEGLIPSVTSRELYLIMEYMEHDLAGLLGNATVRFTEAQIKCYMKQLFCGLAHCHDRGVLHRDIKGSNLLIGNDGILRIADFGLSKFYSPGQRRPLTTRVVTLWYRPPELLLGATRYDASIDLWSAGCILAELFAGKPIMTGANEVEQLHNIFKLCGAPPEEYWRRANFPAATVIRPRLPCPCRLADRFRGFPPTALALIETLLAIDPADRGTAASALQSNFFTTMPLPCDPASLPKYPPSKEKDVKLRIYNDRRQEAAAMEGQGCESRRASKESIARVPMPDANAELQVPLQKRQVQAIPKSISGKYNRQGESGSGHSMELPRGSAVNHFLPPGKLVYSGSTSGSSLNKRVCGEPQLLPAQSSSSLRPSNSCLLRTQTSLAHQGGGAGLSNSADTATSRSSLNSRHTQLNSSEHHEKFPEKQSSSHKREDRMENMEPLMAYNERNSVWYSGPLMHPGENVEEMLKERDRIMQQAIRIRKAQLDKTKMN, encoded by the exons ATGGGCTGCATCTTTGGGAAGGGATTTGAGAGGGAGGAGGACAATGAGACTCAGGGAGGTCGAAGCCTGAGAAATTTCTCACGGCGAGGTAAAGATCATGGTATTGAAGGGGAGAAGAAAGCTCTCTCTGATGTTGATAGGGTGCATAAGACGTATGGCCATCAGAGAAATGCTATTGTGGATGGTTGTGTGAATGAGAGGAACTTGCATTTGAGAGTTAGTGCTAATAGAGGAGAGTATGGTTCTCGTGTGGCTAGTTTTCCAAATAGTTTTGTAGCAGAGCATGTTGCTGCTGGCTGGCCTGTTTGGCTTGTGACGGAGGCCAGGGAGGCAGTGATAGAGTGGCAGCCTCggaaaatttcttcttttcagtTTTATGAGCAG ATTGGAAAGGGAACTTATAGTGTTGTGTTCAGAGCTTTTGACCTTGAAAAGTGCAAAGTTGTTGCCCTTAAGAAAGTAGAGTTCTCAGACACAGATCCTGGGAGTATCAGCTTTATGGCTAGAGAAATTCATATTCTGCGTCGACTTGATCACCCAAACGTCGTAAAACTTGAGGGTTTGATTCCATCAGTAACATCGCGTGAGTTATATCTGATAATGGAATATATGGAGCATGATCTTGCTGGCCTTTTAGGAAATGCTACTGTCCGGTTTACAGAGGCACAG ATTAAATGTTACATGAAACAACTATTTTGCGGCCTTGCTCATTGTCATGATCGTGGTGTTCTGCATCGAGACATCAAGGGTTCTAATCTTCTTATTGGTAATGATGGCATCCTTAGAATAGCTGACTTTGGCCTGTCCAAGTTCTACAGTCCTGGTCAGAGAAGGCCATTAACAACCCGTGTTGTAACACTGTGGTACCGACCACCTGAGCTTTTGCTTGGTGCCACAAGATATGATGCCTCCATTGATCTGTGGAGCGCTGGCTGTATACTAGCAGAGTTATTTGCTGGGAAGCCAATCATGACAGGAGCGAATGAG GTGGAGCAattgcataatatttttaagCTTTGTGGTGCTCCACCTGAGGAGTACTGGAGGAGAGCAAATTTTCCAGCTGCAACAGTTATCAGACCTCGACTCCCATGTCCATGTCGTCTTGCTGACAGATTTAGAGGTTTCCCTCCAACAGCCTTAGCTCTTATTGAGACCCTTCTTGCAATAGATCCAGCAGATCGAGGAACCGCAGCTTCTGCCCTTCAGAGTAAT TTCTTCACCACAATGCCTCTTCCCTGTGATCCTGCAAGTTTGCCTAAATATCCTCCAAGCAAGGAGAAAGATGTTAAACTCCGGATTTATAATGATAGGAG GCAAGAAGCTGCAGCTATGGAGGGGCAGGGATGTGAATCTCGAAGGGCTTCAAAGGAATCCATAGCTCGTGTTCCCATGCCAGATGCCAATGCCGAACTTCAGGTGCCACTACAG AAGCGACAAGTTCAGGCAATTCCCAAAAGCATTAGTGGGAAGTACAATCGACAAGGGGAGAGTGGGTCAGGGCATTCAATGGAGCTTCCAAGAGGTTCGGCAGTGAATCATTTCCTTCCTCCCGGCAAATTGGTGTACTCTGGTAGTACATCTGGCTCTTCATTGAACAAAAGAGTGTGCGGTGAGCCTCAGCTACTACCTGCCCAGTCATCAAGTTCATTGAGGCCATCAAATAGTTGCCTGTTGCGGACACAAACATCACTCGCACATCAGGGAGGAGGTGCTGGCTTGTCCAACTCAGCTGATACAGCGACGTCAAGAAGCAGTTTGAACTCTCGACACACACAACTGAATTCTTCTGAGCACCATGAGAAATTTCCAGAGAAACAGTCCTCTTCGCACAAGAGAGAAGATCGTATGGAAAATATGGAACCCTTAATG GCATACAATGAAAGGAATAGTGTCTGGTACTCTGGGCCACTGATGCATCCAGGGGAAAATGTGGAAGAGATGCTCAAAGAGCGTGATCGGATAATGCAACAAGCCATCCGCATTCGCAAAGCTCAGCTAGATAAAACAAAGATGAATTAG
- the LOC120261397 gene encoding uncharacterized protein LOC120261397, whose amino-acid sequence MVWMAPCSSLPSHFPHSLHHQSTHLPISTLNFSSGNLLFSTRGNHLPSRTRFHTNFARSDTDANQSSQSVQGDATSVATPSSSFLSVLCPLLKFFGGGDPSQERNEVFEVVTSSLSSFARLPWGSKSLVSSSYSEEPTINPSPYLQLYEFEACPFCRRVREAMTELDLSAEVFPCPKGSLRHRTIVREIGGKEQFPFMIDLNTGVSLYESGDIVKYLFQRYGQGRQPSSGLLESTLLTGWVPTLLRAGRGMTIWDRAAKKLPEQKIELFSYENNPYARIVREALCELELPYIVHNVGQGSAKSELLIRLSSSKEVPYLVDPNTGVRMGDYKRILSVFISGIF is encoded by the exons ATGGTTTGGATGGCACCTTGTTCTTCTCTTCCTTCCCACTTCCCACACTCTCTTCATCACCAATCCACTCACCTCCCCATCTCCACCCTCAACTTCTCATCTGGAAACTTGTTGTTCTCCACAAGAGGTAATCATCTCCCATCCAGAACCAGGTTCCATACAAACTTTGCCAGAAGTGATACTGATGCCAACCAAAGCTCCCAATCTGTTCAAGGGGATGCTACAAGTGTGGCAACTCCATCAAGCAGCTTCCTTTCTGTCCTATGCCCTCTTCTCAAGTTCTTTGGT GGCGGTGATCCTTCTCAAGAACGAAATGAAGTTTTTGAG GTTGTGACATCTTCGTTATCTAGTTTTGCAAGACTTCCTTGGGGATCGAAATCTTTAGTCAGTAGCTCGTACAGTGAAGAACCAACAATAAATCCTTCACCATACTTACAACTGTATGAATTTG AGGCATGCCCCTTTTGCAGGAGAGTTCGAGAGGCAATGACTGAGCTAGATCTTTCTGCTGAG GTATTTCCTTGCCCTAAAGGATCCTTGAGACATAGAACTATAGTCCGTGAGATTGGCGGGAAGGAGCA GTTTCCTTTCATGATTGACTTAAACACTGGTGTCTCATTGTACGAAAGCG GGGATATTGTTAAGTACCTTTTCCAGCGGTATGGTCAAGGAAGACAACCATCTTCTGGGCTCTTAGAGAG CACATTATTAACAGGATGGGTACCGACTCTTCTCCGAGCAGGCAGAGGGATGACAATTTGGGACCGAGCAGCAAAGAAGCTGCCTGAACAAAAGATAGAACTTTTCtcatatgaaaataatcca TATGCTAGGATAGTTCGTGAAGCACTCTGCGAACTCGAACTTCCTTACATTGTCCATAATGTGGGACAAGGGTCGGCTAAATCTGAATTGCTCATCAGGTTATCAAGTTCGAAAGAG GTGCCGTATCTTGTGGACCCAAACACGGGTGTTCGGATGGGAGACTATAAGAGGATTTTATCAGTATTTATTTCAGGAATATTCTGA
- the LOC120260647 gene encoding probable serine/threonine-protein kinase At1g54610 isoform X2: MGCIFGKGFEREEDNETQGGRSLRNFSRRGKDHGIEGEKKALSDVDRVHKTYGHQRNAIVDGCVNERNLHLRVSANRGEYGSRVASFPNSFVAEHVAAGWPVWLVTEAREAVIEWQPRKISSFQFYEQIGKGTYSVVFRAFDLEKCKVVALKKVEFSDTDPGSISFMAREIHILRRLDHPNVVKLEGLIPSVTSRELYLIMEYMEHDLAGLLGNATVRFTEAQIKCYMKQLFCGLAHCHDRGVLHRDIKGSNLLIGNDGILRIADFGLSKFYSPGQRRPLTTRVVTLWYRPPELLLGATRYDASIDLWSAGCILAELFAGKPIMTGANEVEQLHNIFKLCGAPPEEYWRRANFPAATVIRPRLPCPCRLADRFRGFPPTALALIETLLAIDPADRGTAASALQSNFFTTMPLPCDPASLPKYPPSKEKDVKLRIYNDRRQEAAAMEGQGCESRRASKESIARVPMPDANAELQVPLQRQVQAIPKSISGKYNRQGESGSGHSMELPRGSAVNHFLPPGKLVYSGSTSGSSLNKRVCGEPQLLPAQSSSSLRPSNSCLLRTQTSLAHQGGGAGLSNSADTATSRSSLNSRHTQLNSSEHHEKFPEKQSSSHKREDRMENMEPLMAYNERNSVWYSGPLMHPGENVEEMLKERDRIMQQAIRIRKAQLDKTKMN, from the exons ATGGGCTGCATCTTTGGGAAGGGATTTGAGAGGGAGGAGGACAATGAGACTCAGGGAGGTCGAAGCCTGAGAAATTTCTCACGGCGAGGTAAAGATCATGGTATTGAAGGGGAGAAGAAAGCTCTCTCTGATGTTGATAGGGTGCATAAGACGTATGGCCATCAGAGAAATGCTATTGTGGATGGTTGTGTGAATGAGAGGAACTTGCATTTGAGAGTTAGTGCTAATAGAGGAGAGTATGGTTCTCGTGTGGCTAGTTTTCCAAATAGTTTTGTAGCAGAGCATGTTGCTGCTGGCTGGCCTGTTTGGCTTGTGACGGAGGCCAGGGAGGCAGTGATAGAGTGGCAGCCTCggaaaatttcttcttttcagtTTTATGAGCAG ATTGGAAAGGGAACTTATAGTGTTGTGTTCAGAGCTTTTGACCTTGAAAAGTGCAAAGTTGTTGCCCTTAAGAAAGTAGAGTTCTCAGACACAGATCCTGGGAGTATCAGCTTTATGGCTAGAGAAATTCATATTCTGCGTCGACTTGATCACCCAAACGTCGTAAAACTTGAGGGTTTGATTCCATCAGTAACATCGCGTGAGTTATATCTGATAATGGAATATATGGAGCATGATCTTGCTGGCCTTTTAGGAAATGCTACTGTCCGGTTTACAGAGGCACAG ATTAAATGTTACATGAAACAACTATTTTGCGGCCTTGCTCATTGTCATGATCGTGGTGTTCTGCATCGAGACATCAAGGGTTCTAATCTTCTTATTGGTAATGATGGCATCCTTAGAATAGCTGACTTTGGCCTGTCCAAGTTCTACAGTCCTGGTCAGAGAAGGCCATTAACAACCCGTGTTGTAACACTGTGGTACCGACCACCTGAGCTTTTGCTTGGTGCCACAAGATATGATGCCTCCATTGATCTGTGGAGCGCTGGCTGTATACTAGCAGAGTTATTTGCTGGGAAGCCAATCATGACAGGAGCGAATGAG GTGGAGCAattgcataatatttttaagCTTTGTGGTGCTCCACCTGAGGAGTACTGGAGGAGAGCAAATTTTCCAGCTGCAACAGTTATCAGACCTCGACTCCCATGTCCATGTCGTCTTGCTGACAGATTTAGAGGTTTCCCTCCAACAGCCTTAGCTCTTATTGAGACCCTTCTTGCAATAGATCCAGCAGATCGAGGAACCGCAGCTTCTGCCCTTCAGAGTAAT TTCTTCACCACAATGCCTCTTCCCTGTGATCCTGCAAGTTTGCCTAAATATCCTCCAAGCAAGGAGAAAGATGTTAAACTCCGGATTTATAATGATAGGAG GCAAGAAGCTGCAGCTATGGAGGGGCAGGGATGTGAATCTCGAAGGGCTTCAAAGGAATCCATAGCTCGTGTTCCCATGCCAGATGCCAATGCCGAACTTCAGGTGCCACTACAG CGACAAGTTCAGGCAATTCCCAAAAGCATTAGTGGGAAGTACAATCGACAAGGGGAGAGTGGGTCAGGGCATTCAATGGAGCTTCCAAGAGGTTCGGCAGTGAATCATTTCCTTCCTCCCGGCAAATTGGTGTACTCTGGTAGTACATCTGGCTCTTCATTGAACAAAAGAGTGTGCGGTGAGCCTCAGCTACTACCTGCCCAGTCATCAAGTTCATTGAGGCCATCAAATAGTTGCCTGTTGCGGACACAAACATCACTCGCACATCAGGGAGGAGGTGCTGGCTTGTCCAACTCAGCTGATACAGCGACGTCAAGAAGCAGTTTGAACTCTCGACACACACAACTGAATTCTTCTGAGCACCATGAGAAATTTCCAGAGAAACAGTCCTCTTCGCACAAGAGAGAAGATCGTATGGAAAATATGGAACCCTTAATG GCATACAATGAAAGGAATAGTGTCTGGTACTCTGGGCCACTGATGCATCCAGGGGAAAATGTGGAAGAGATGCTCAAAGAGCGTGATCGGATAATGCAACAAGCCATCCGCATTCGCAAAGCTCAGCTAGATAAAACAAAGATGAATTAG
- the LOC120260648 gene encoding LOW QUALITY PROTEIN: uncharacterized protein LOC120260648 (The sequence of the model RefSeq protein was modified relative to this genomic sequence to represent the inferred CDS: inserted 2 bases in 1 codon), which translates to MATASYKLHSTAAAGALLFSSPPHHQTALIPIRRHPRLLARPLLRCLTCKATEVSQGVEQEEPEVSESSEGSGVGEGXWVPVVPLAALPRGERRVIIQDRETILLLWYKDEVFAIENRSPAEGAYSEGLLNAKLSQDGCIVCPTTDSTFDLRTGTIKEWYPKNPVLRVLTPPLRSLFVYPVKIDGENIYIRTGGEAKSGGAAEIVFSGRAQPGFTATDVNVEEVRMVVDENFEGFGFTGKNELLNGKVAIIGFLLLIDFELLTGKGLLKGTGFLDFLYSTLNAFSLS; encoded by the exons ATGGCCACAGCTTCATACAAGCTCCACTCCACCGCCGCCGCCGGGGCGTTGCTCTTCTCCTCACCTCCCCATCACCAGACAGCCCTCATCCCTATCCGCCGCCATCCTCGCCTTCTGGCCCGACCTCTTCTCCGGTGCTTGACCTGCAAAGCCACGGAGGTCTCCCAGGGAGTGGAGCAAGAGGAGCCCGAGGTGAGTGAGAGCAGTGAGGGAAGCGGTGTGGGGGAAGG CTGGGTTCCGGTGGTGCCGCTGGCCGCGCTGCCCAGAGGGGAACGCCGGGTGATCATTCAGGACCGGGAGACCATCCTGCTGCTTTGGTACAAGGATGAGGTCTTCGCCATTGAGAACCGCTCCCCTGCTGAGGGTGCCTACTCTGAGGGCCTTCTCAATGCGAAGCTTAGCCAG GATGGATGCATAGTTTGCCCAACAACTGATAGCACATTTGACCTTCGGACGGGTACAATAAAGGAATGGTATCCCAAAAATCCAGTACTAAGGGTCCTCACTCCTCCTTTAAGATCGTTATTTGTATACCCTGTGAAGATAGATGGTGAGAATATCTATATTAGAACGGGTGGAGAGGCCAAATCTGGAGGGGCTGCTGAGATCGTTTTTAGTGGGAGAGCTCAACCTGGTTTTACTGCAACTGATGTTAACGTGGAAGAG GTCAGGATGGTggttgatgaaaattttgaggGTTTTGGCTTTACTGGGAAGAATGAATTGCTAAATGGGAAGGTGGCTATTATAGGCTTCTTATTGTTGATTGATTTTGAGCTCTTGACGGGAAAAGGCCTTCTTAAGGGGACAGGATTCTTGGACTTCCTCTATTCCACTTTGAATGCCTTCAGCTTGTCTTAG
- the LOC120261396 gene encoding queuine tRNA-ribosyltransferase accessory subunit 2-like: MRFTVTRSCGGARASVLYAGNWPSPLETPALLLLTRKGLPTFISRDLLASLPLPDSLLLHSSPLHFYDCPPPLSILNVGGLHQMLGLHDHVFVASPRDCVECLPESDSANKLGASFETPTGRRHISPAKYMELISSQKPNLWASLADEVPAWVPEKRNKTSVDRTLRWLDDCLALDPASGSSMLGSIVGGTSKQERERCATEVSKRNVAGFWIGGFGLGENMEERPSLLNAVIDSLPEQKLRMISGFGLPEEVLQGVAAGIDLFDSTYVYHLTAGGFALVFPLDNMEKGAFDSQLSDIGSDGTKINLRATIYRKDTSAIVSNCQCFTCQNHTRAYINHLLNVHEMLAQILLEIHNTHHYLEFFRSIREAIKCNSFDVFHRRFIKGRRAHLTSAIAASEHEVVPA; the protein is encoded by the exons ATGAGGTTCACAGTGACGAGAAGCTGCGGCGGCGCGCGCGCCAGCGTGCTCTACGCTGGCAACTGGCCGAGCCCGCTGGAGACCCCTGCGCTGCTTCTCTTGACTCGCAAGGGTCTTCCTACGTTCATCTCTCGCGATCTCCTTGCTTCTCTTCCCCTCCCTGATTCTCTCCTCCTCCACTCCAGCCCTCTCCATTT TTATGATTGCCCACCGCCACTTAGTATTTTGAATGTTGGAGGGTTGCATCAGATGCTGGGATTGCATGATCATGTCTTTGTAGCATCACCTAGGGATTGTGTTGAGTGCCTTCCGGAGAGTGATAGTGCCAACAAGCTTGGAGCTTCTTTCGAGACTCCCACGGGTCGTCGACAT ATTAGCCCTGCAAAGTACATGGAACTGATATCTTCCCAGAAGCCCAATCTTTGGGCTAGTCTTGCTGATGAAGTGCCGGCTTGGGTTCCTGAGAAGAGAAATAAGACTTCTGTGGATCGAACACTTCGTTGGCTTGATGATTGTCTTGCTCTTGACCCG GCCAGTGGATCTTCTATGTTAGGATCTATTGTAGGGGGTACCAGCAAGCAGGAACGGGAACGTTGCGCTACTGAAGTGTCTAAGAGAAATGTTGCAG GTTTCTGGATTGGAGGTTTTGGACTTGGAGAAAATATGGAAGAGCGTCCATCTTTGCTTAATGCAGTTATT gATAGCTTGCCAGAGCAAAAATTGCGGATGATATCTGGATTTGGCCTCCCAG AGGAGGTCTTGCAGGGTGTTGCGGCTGGTATTGATCTCTTTGACTCCAC GTATGTTTACCATCTTACTGCTGGTGGATTTGCTCTTGTATTTCCACTTGACAACATGGAAAAAGGTGCCTTCGATTCACAGCTTAGTGATATAGGCAGCGATGGTACAAAGATTAATCTACGAGCAACAATTTACAG GAAAGACACCTCTGCGATTGTCAGCAATTGTCAATGTTTTACATGCCAGAATCACACTCGTGCTTACATCAATCATCTGCTCAATGTTCATGAAATGCTCGCCCAAATCCTGCTCGAAat ACACAACACACACCATTACCTAGAGTTTTTCCGCTCTATAAGGGAAGCAATCAAGTGTAATAGCTTTGATGTGTTCCACCGGAGATTCATTAAGGGCAGGCGTGCCCATCTAACTTCAGCCATTGCTGCTTCAGAACACGAAGTCGTTCCAGCATAA